From Lolium perenne isolate Kyuss_39 chromosome 5, Kyuss_2.0, whole genome shotgun sequence, a single genomic window includes:
- the LOC127299349 gene encoding uncharacterized protein, with protein sequence MATATPFPTRDPRLLQIIANVMYALPPAPPAHGGAGVLDPQDDGTQARRPEIPRPGRGDESRGEVSRPARGGEARGDESRVEVPRPGRGEEARGDEPRGEASRPARGGEARGDELRGEVPRPARGGEARGDESRVEVPRPGRGDEVRGFATREDLPRPGCGGDGRRFAFAPRVEVPRSGRGEEVRGFAPRQDVPRPGCGGDGRRFAFAPRVEVPRPGHGEEGRGVAPRQDVPRPGCGGDGRRFAFAPRVEVPRPGRGEEVRGSVPREDVPRPGRGGDGRRLAFAPRAEVPGPGWEGRGVAPRAEVLGPGGEGRGVAPLPQYSSRSGSKILEGLPCLGGQEREAQGAKAMGSTSQYDKDNRVDIITSVGLRQGFVRSSLAPGGLLHEEVNKNQGSDLGSMPPELGCTGWADCQALPTLDAQGKMTIIHDLQFGSISRISEALLNAKGPISLLRLDTIVFDSEQLESLFKLLVASKVEEVILVNRTWPQKSLEFPINSTDNTGILRLRICFFKISEIFASEFDNLLLLDIAHCLIKSEDLKNLVLKCKRLRELHLGYYHEDLYLRSQTLVILQIWYSEINVIEIEHAPELKKITVSAVPKRSQKLLLVRIDNSPDLQTMVGNISNQAISFKCHDIRRGTSLMPNLKNLYIGVCLSMVNERKYLLNVFKCFNRLKKLTLWRMDDVPSTEADNALVDDWSEEIKACEVVNHLHYLKMEGFKGGEYELSIASGFLKYSSSLRHLLIVSDKEDSLQRAQNAFEPPAHVTVIYQKSLVSGI encoded by the exons ATGGCGACGGCGACGCCCTTCCCCACCCGCGACCCACGCCTTCTCCAGATCATAGCCAATGTGATGTATGCTCTCCCGCCAGCACCACCAGCCCACGGAGGAGCCGGGGTACTTGATCCGCAGGACGACGGCACTCAAGCGCGGCGACCAGAGATCCCTCGTCCTGGCCGTGGCGACGAGTCGCGAGGAGAGGTATCTCGTCCTGCCCGTGGCGGGGAGGCCAGGGGCGATGAGTCGCGAGTGGAGGTACCTCGCCCTGGCCGTGGCGAGGAGGCCAGGGGCGACGAGCCGCGAGGGGAGGCATCTCGTCCTGCCCGTGGCGGGGAGGCCAGGGGCGACGAGTTGCGAGGGGAGGTCCCTCGTCCTGCCCGTGGCGGGGAGGCCAGGGGCGATGAGTCGCGAGTGGAGGTACCTCGCCCTGGCCGTGGCGACGAGGTCAGGGGCTTCGCGACGCGAGAGGACCTACCTCGTCCTGGCTGTGGCGGTGATGGAAGGCGCTTCGCCTTCGCGCCGCGAGTGGAGGTACCTCGCTCTGGCCGTGGGGAGGAGGTCAGGGGCTTCGCGCCGCGACAGGACGTACCTCGTCCTGGCTGTGGCGGTGATGGAAGGCGCTTCGCTTTCGCGCCGCGAGTGGAGGTACCTCGCCCTGGCCATGGGGAGGAGGGCAGGGGCGTCGCGCCGCGACAGGACGTACCTCGTCCTGGCTGTGGCGGTGATGGAAGGCGCTTCGCCTTCGCGCCGCGTGTTGAGGTACCTCGCCCTGGCCGTGGGGAGGAGGTCAGGGGCTCCGTGCCGCGAGAGGACGTACCTCGTCCTGGCCGTGGCGGTGATGGAAGGCGCCTCGCCTTCGCGCCGCGAGCGGAGGTACCTGGCCCTGGCTGGGAGGGCAGGGGCGTCGCGCCACGAGCGGAGGTGCTTGGCCCTGGCGGGGAGGGCAGGGGCGTCGCGCCACTGCCGCAGTACTCCTCCCGCTCTGGCTCCAAGATACTGGAGGGCCTTCCCTGTCTTGGCGGTCAAGAACGCGAAGCACAAGGAGCCAAGGCGATGGGCAGCACTTCTCAGTACGACAAGGATAACAGAGTCGACATCATCACTTCAGTAGGGCTGCGGCAAGGATTCGTAAGAAGCAGTTTGGCTCCTGGAGGCTTGCTGCACGAGGAGGTCAACAAGAATCAGGGCAGCGATCTTGGAAGCATGCCGCCAGAACTGGGCTGCACTGGCTGGGCAGACTGTCAGGCTCTGCCAACTTTGGATGCCCAAGGTAAAATGACCATCATACATGATCTCCAGTTCGGATCCATCAGTAGGATTAGTGAAGCTCTGCTCAATGCAAAGGGCCCAATTTCTCTGCTTAGGCTCGATACCATTGTGTTTGACTCTGAGCAGTTAGAGAGCTTGTTCAAATTGCTTGTTGCCAGTAAAGTTGAAGAAGTAATCCTAGTCAACAGGACCTGGCCACAGAAAAGCCTTGAGTTCCCGATTAACAGTACCGATAACACTGGCATCTTGAGGTTAAGAATCTGTTTCTTCAAAATATCAGAGATTTTTGCATCCGAATTCGATAATCTGCTTCTTCTGGACATAGCGCATTGTTTGATCAAATCAGAAGACCTTAAGAATCTTGTGCTCAAATGCAAAAGACTGCGAGAGCTTCACCTAGGCTACTACCATGAAGATCTGTATCTTCGCTCGCAGACTCTGGTGATACTACAGATTTGGTATTCAGAAATTAATGTCATTGAAATCGAGCATGCTCCAGAACTTAAGAAGATCACAGTCTCGGCAGTACCAAAGAGATCGCAGAAGCTGCTTTTGGTACGTATTGACAACTCTCCAGATCTTCAAACCATGGTTGGAAACATCTCCAACCAAGCTATCAGCTTCAAATGTCACGACATTAGAAGG GGAACTTCGTTGATGCCAAATCTGAAGAATCTTTACATTGGTGTTTGTCTATCGATGGTCAACGAGCGAAAATATCTGTTAAACGTCTTCAAATGCTTTAATCGCCTCAAGAAGCTAACACTCTGG AGAATGGATGATGTACCAAGTACAGAAGCTGATAATGCCTTAGTTGATGATTGGTCTGAGGAGATCAAAGCCTGTGAAGTTGTTAATCATCTTCATTATTTGAAGATGGAAGGGTTTAAAGGAGGGGAGTACGAGCTTTCTATTGCTTCAGGTTTTCTGAAGTACTCTTCATCTCTTAGGCACCTGCTAATTGTATCCGACAAAGAAGATTCACTGCAGAGAGCGCAGAATGCTTTTGAACCCCCAGCCCATGTAACTGTGATATATCAGAAGTCCCTAGTTTCTGGAATATAA
- the LOC139831501 gene encoding uncharacterized protein, translating into MVQLFTEEQNAQAVRRQQQQLILTNMLLVRQPFFAVPRRGGSKPGKRRNINRHREAGVMLLDADYFNDDVTHSPKEFWRRFRMNKELFLKIVHGVREYDTYFMAKKYCTGLWGFTSIQKCTAAMRCLAYRAPPDTTNDYLRMAESTCIVTLYRFCRAIIALFAKDYLRSPRQDDTARILQKNATRGFPGMLGSIDWNPQGAYW; encoded by the exons atggtgcagctGTTCACGGAGGAGCAGAACGCTCAGGCTGTTCGGCGGCAACAGCAACAGCTGATTCTGACGAACATGCTGCTCGTTCGCCAGCCTTTCTTCGCCGTGCCTCGGCGTGGCGGCTCAAAGCCaggcaagaggaggaacatcaaccgGCATCGTGAAGCCGGCGTAATGCTGCTTGACGCCGACTACTTCAACGACGACGTGACTCATTCGCCGAAGGAATTTTGGCgccggtttaggatgaacaaggagcTGTTCTTGAAGATTGTCCACGGCGTCAGGGAGTACGACACGTACTTCATGGCCAAGAAATATTGCACAGGTTTGTGGGGCTTCACCTCAATTCAGAAGTGCACTGCTGCAATGCGCTGTCTTGCATACAGAGCTCCTCCAGATACAACCAATGACTACCTACGGATGGCAGAGTCGACGTGTATAGTGACTCTCTATAGGTTCTGCCGAGCCATCATAGCGTTATTTGCTAAAGATTATTTGAGATCACCAAGACAAGATGATACAGCTCGGATCCTGCAAAAGAATGCAACAagagggtttcctgggatgctcggAAGCATTGACT GGAATCCACAAGGGGCATACTGGTGA